The following are from one region of the Polyangium spumosum genome:
- a CDS encoding phage protein Gp36 family protein, which produces MSTYATLAQLYALGVNKEALARVPVADQLEGLEAASRKVDTYLADLNPPLAVFTGAIVEATAALAAYMLMSASGFDPEHDDSKNLRQRYLDQIHWLEGLDGGKKLPGVIGQSGANGKRLGPRVRAAELRGWERGWRGGRRA; this is translated from the coding sequence GTGAGCACGTACGCCACGCTCGCGCAACTGTACGCGCTCGGCGTCAACAAGGAGGCGCTGGCTCGTGTACCCGTGGCGGATCAACTCGAGGGGCTCGAGGCGGCTTCGCGGAAGGTCGACACGTACCTCGCCGATCTCAACCCTCCGCTGGCGGTCTTCACGGGGGCGATCGTCGAAGCTACGGCGGCGCTCGCGGCCTATATGCTCATGTCCGCCTCGGGGTTCGATCCCGAGCACGATGATTCCAAGAATCTGCGGCAAAGGTACCTCGACCAAATCCACTGGCTCGAAGGGCTGGACGGCGGGAAGAAGCTGCCGGGCGTCATCGGGCAATCGGGCGCGAACGGCAAGCGGCTCGGGCCTCGGGTGCGCGCGGCGGAGCTGCGGGGCTGGGAACGCGGATGGCGAGGAGGGCGGCGGGCATGA